A window of Candidatus Izemoplasma sp. contains these coding sequences:
- the rpe gene encoding ribulose-phosphate 3-epimerase: protein MIIAPSILSADFGNLEASIDRVHNAKWLHIDVMDGHFVPNLTIGPVVVKGIRKYTKQVLDTHLMITDPMKYAKAFVDAGSNRITFHVETVDDPKYVIDMLHELDVAVGISIKPDTKVKSIKEYLPFIDQVLVMSVEPGFGGQEFMPEALNKIKELAMLKKTINPNLLIAVDGGINEKTGAQCKEAGADVLVAGSFIFKSDKPSERMAKLG from the coding sequence ATGATTATTGCACCATCGATTTTATCTGCAGACTTTGGAAACCTAGAAGCATCGATTGATCGTGTCCATAATGCAAAATGGCTCCATATTGATGTAATGGATGGCCATTTTGTTCCCAATTTAACGATAGGACCTGTCGTCGTAAAAGGGATTCGAAAATATACCAAACAAGTTTTGGATACGCATTTGATGATTACAGATCCGATGAAGTACGCAAAAGCATTTGTTGATGCTGGAAGCAATCGTATAACCTTTCATGTTGAAACAGTTGATGACCCTAAATATGTTATTGATATGCTGCATGAGTTAGATGTTGCTGTGGGTATTTCAATTAAGCCAGACACCAAAGTAAAGAGTATTAAGGAATACTTACCATTCATCGACCAAGTTCTTGTGATGAGTGTTGAACCGGGGTTTGGCGGACAGGAATTTATGCCAGAAGCGTTGAATAAGATTAAAGAATTAGCAATGCTTAAAAAAACAATCAACCCAAACTTATTAATTGCGGTTGACGGGGGCATCAATGAGAAAACAGGGGCACAGTGTAAAGAAGCTGGGGCTGATGTCTTAGTGGCTGGGTCGTTTATCTTTAAGTCTGATAAACCATCAGAAAGGATGGCCAAACTAGGATGA
- a CDS encoding class I SAM-dependent methyltransferase, with protein MLSIYDVFMAPLERLRIGKRRYDILKEAKGNILEIGSGTGANLRYYDMDQIHSLCITDVNLSKHLTKKAPDIACLEEASASDLPYQDKQFDTIVHTLVFCSVNHKHVGMQELRRVLKDDGQILFIEHVLPKNRFLRVIFTFINPLWMLFSRECTLTHDFVKTARENGFDVIQKDHFFMTSFISGKLVKKTVT; from the coding sequence ATGTTATCGATATATGATGTATTTATGGCGCCTTTAGAGCGCCTTAGAATTGGTAAAAGACGATATGATATATTAAAAGAGGCAAAAGGAAATATATTAGAAATTGGTAGTGGTACCGGCGCTAACTTAAGGTATTATGATATGGATCAAATACATTCCTTATGCATCACAGATGTTAATTTGTCGAAACACTTAACAAAGAAAGCACCTGATATTGCGTGCTTAGAAGAAGCGAGTGCTAGTGATTTACCTTATCAAGATAAACAGTTTGATACAATTGTTCATACATTAGTCTTTTGTAGTGTCAATCACAAACATGTTGGTATGCAAGAATTGAGACGGGTATTGAAAGATGACGGTCAGATTCTTTTTATAGAACATGTGCTACCTAAGAATCGTTTTTTACGAGTGATATTCACGTTTATTAATCCCCTATGGATGCTATTTAGTCGTGAATGCACATTAACACATGACTTTGTAAAAACAGCGAGGGAAAATGGCTTTGATGTCATTCAAAAAGATCATTTTTTTATGACATCATTTATCTCGGGAAAGCTTGTTAAAAAAACAGTCACATAA
- a CDS encoding PLP-dependent aminotransferase family protein, with amino-acid sequence MAKKLLYETVYETLKANIMNDYYPANSKLMSIRQYAKTHNISTTTVEKAYHQLAVEGYIASRPRSGYYVMNIHNVASTSTSLSLEPIGYHNHPNDQITPCMFETKEYKRMLNQVLNYEEDNLRKPCHPSGELALRKEIQAFLRDERNVMCDVNQIIIGAGIQSLLHILLGLSNRTSVMYLKPEFTKAINIFRQYDFQCIGRNTFDNLLKTEADFLYISPSNMYPSGDILKVNDRNKLITWAHTFDSYIIEDDYNFLMRYNSQIIPAIQSFDHAHVIYIGSFSKTLLPSLRMSYMVLPPKLYNLYKKDFFNYAQGVSKLEQLSVANYMKSGLYYRHLKKLSKIYKDKNEIMLEAIKRYQKNHFTIRSTDANLHIVFDFKQKHHLNTFIKKCHQYAYKYQLIDQSNSIIFPYSGIENKDIPKVVKQLLN; translated from the coding sequence ATGGCTAAAAAATTATTATATGAAACAGTCTATGAGACCTTAAAAGCAAACATCATGAATGATTATTACCCCGCAAATAGTAAATTGATGTCAATTAGGCAATATGCCAAAACACATAATATATCCACCACAACGGTAGAAAAAGCCTATCACCAATTAGCTGTTGAGGGGTATATTGCCTCACGCCCTCGTAGTGGATATTATGTCATGAATATCCATAATGTTGCTTCGACATCGACGTCTTTATCACTCGAACCAATTGGATATCATAATCATCCAAATGATCAAATTACACCTTGCATGTTTGAGACAAAAGAGTATAAAAGAATGCTCAATCAGGTATTGAATTACGAAGAAGATAATTTACGAAAGCCGTGTCACCCAAGTGGTGAACTTGCTTTACGTAAAGAAATCCAAGCCTTCTTGAGAGATGAACGAAACGTCATGTGCGATGTAAATCAAATCATTATTGGTGCGGGAATACAATCATTACTACACATCTTGCTTGGATTAAGCAATCGTACGAGTGTTATGTATTTAAAACCAGAATTCACAAAAGCCATCAATATCTTTAGACAATACGATTTTCAATGTATCGGAAGGAACACCTTTGATAACTTACTCAAAACAGAGGCCGATTTTCTGTATATATCTCCTTCAAATATGTATCCAAGCGGTGATATATTAAAAGTCAATGACCGAAACAAACTTATCACCTGGGCACATACTTTTGATAGCTATATCATAGAAGATGATTATAATTTTTTAATGCGGTATAATAGTCAGATTATACCCGCTATTCAAAGTTTTGATCATGCCCATGTAATCTATATAGGATCCTTTTCAAAAACATTACTTCCCTCACTAAGAATGAGTTATATGGTCTTACCCCCTAAACTGTATAATCTATATAAAAAAGATTTCTTCAATTACGCCCAAGGTGTGAGTAAGTTAGAGCAATTAAGTGTCGCTAATTATATGAAAAGTGGTCTTTATTACCGCCATCTAAAAAAATTATCAAAAATTTATAAAGATAAAAATGAAATTATGCTCGAGGCAATAAAACGATACCAAAAAAATCATTTTACTATACGCTCAACAGATGCTAACTTACATATTGTGTTTGATTTTAAACAAAAACACCATCTAAATACGTTTATTAAAAAGTGTCATCAATACGCTTATAAATATCAATTAATTGATCAATCCAACAGTATAATATTTCCCTATTCTGGAATAGAGAATAAAGATATTCCTAAAGTCGTAAAACAATTATTAAACTAA
- the rlmN gene encoding 23S rRNA (adenine(2503)-C(2))-methyltransferase RlmN — MENLFNYTLQELEEYLVNKGFKAFNARQVFEWIYKKDETDFSQMSNLSKKLRGFLDETMTVNTLTVVSHQTSRDGTQKFLFRLTDGQVIETVLMKHNYGNSVCVTSQIGCNMGCSFCASGLYKKTRDLTRGEIVQQIMTVKSLINERISHVVIMGIGEPFENYDHTMAFIDIINSPYGLEIGARHITVSTSGIVPRIYDFAKDPKQVNLAISLHAPNNRLRTQIMKINNVYPIEDILKAVKYYIDQTNRRVTFEYILLSGVNDSIAHADELSNVLRGINCYVNLIRYNVVEEFSYQGTPQNQAKAFHDRLMERGITATLRHEKGGDIDAACGQLRSKDIKENA, encoded by the coding sequence ATGGAAAATCTATTTAATTACACGTTACAAGAACTTGAAGAATATCTTGTTAATAAAGGCTTTAAAGCGTTTAATGCAAGACAAGTTTTTGAATGGATATATAAAAAAGATGAAACAGACTTTAGCCAGATGAGCAACTTAAGTAAAAAGTTGCGTGGTTTTTTAGATGAGACGATGACAGTTAACACATTAACTGTCGTATCACACCAAACAAGTCGTGATGGTACACAAAAGTTTTTATTTAGATTAACAGATGGACAAGTTATTGAAACGGTTTTGATGAAACACAACTATGGAAACAGTGTATGCGTTACCTCCCAAATCGGTTGTAATATGGGATGTAGCTTTTGTGCATCGGGACTTTACAAAAAAACACGTGATTTAACACGGGGTGAAATTGTTCAACAAATCATGACCGTAAAATCATTGATTAATGAGCGTATTAGTCATGTTGTTATAATGGGTATAGGCGAACCTTTTGAAAATTATGATCACACCATGGCCTTTATCGATATCATTAATAGTCCTTACGGCTTAGAGATTGGGGCACGACACATCACCGTATCTACAAGTGGCATTGTCCCACGGATATATGATTTTGCGAAGGACCCAAAACAAGTTAATCTCGCAATTAGTTTACATGCGCCAAATAACCGTTTACGAACGCAAATTATGAAAATAAATAACGTCTATCCAATTGAGGATATCTTAAAAGCGGTGAAGTATTATATTGACCAAACTAACCGTCGTGTAACCTTCGAATACATATTACTGTCAGGTGTCAATGATTCCATTGCTCACGCCGACGAGTTAAGTAATGTGTTGCGGGGGATCAATTGTTATGTCAATTTGATACGCTATAATGTTGTCGAAGAATTTAGTTATCAAGGCACGCCTCAAAACCAAGCTAAAGCATTTCATGATCGGTTAATGGAACGCGGTATAACTGCAACATTAAGACATGAAAAAGGTGGCGACATTGATGCTGCTTGTGGTCAATTACGTTCAAAAGATATCAAAGAGAATGCGTGA
- a CDS encoding DAK2 domain-containing protein: MNPTVIDGNLLKLLITNGTIALRNDHQRINELNVFPVPDGDTGSNMQSTMMSGVEAIANLNDESVEKVAKTLSRGLLMGARGNSGVILSQLFSGFAKTFKGKETANTVEFVKGLLQGVEQAYGAVINPVEGTILTVAREAADKALEEADENMGLLDIMNIYLKEADASLERTPDLLAVLKEAGVVDSGGAGFNVIIEGIIKALEGEILEDSKFNTVSSVGQGIASYSGVADDFGYCTEFIVHFNDSKKFNEEKFRKKISRFGDSLVVVSDDEILKVHIHTKTPGDVLNFGQQYGSFATMKIENMSLQHSETLLHTHEDGEKCGHDHGHIPNSRYGIITVVNGTGLKNTFKEMGANCIIDGGQTMNPSTEDFVKAVESMKADHVIIVPNNGNVMLSAEHAAKYLEDYSVSVVPAKTIAQGYASLTMFDANQELAENLAEMKELIDNVKTGEVTYAVRDTEFKGIKIKKDEFIGIRDGEIITANSQRIDTVNKLIEELVDEDSEIITVMFGNGVEEKELESIMLHLESHHPDVEVEVIEGNQEIYSYIIAVE; the protein is encoded by the coding sequence ATGAACCCAACTGTAATTGATGGAAATTTGCTAAAGCTTTTAATTACTAATGGAACCATCGCATTACGTAACGATCATCAACGCATTAATGAACTAAATGTATTCCCAGTACCAGATGGTGATACAGGAAGCAATATGCAATCAACAATGATGAGTGGTGTGGAGGCCATTGCTAATTTAAATGATGAAAGCGTTGAAAAAGTAGCAAAAACTCTATCACGAGGACTATTAATGGGGGCAAGAGGAAATAGTGGGGTTATCTTATCACAACTATTTAGTGGTTTTGCAAAAACGTTTAAGGGGAAAGAAACGGCAAACACTGTAGAGTTTGTTAAGGGATTATTACAAGGTGTTGAACAGGCTTATGGTGCAGTTATCAATCCGGTTGAAGGAACAATTTTAACCGTTGCTAGGGAAGCAGCTGATAAAGCATTAGAAGAAGCCGATGAAAATATGGGGTTACTTGACATCATGAACATTTACTTAAAAGAAGCCGATGCATCATTAGAACGTACACCTGATTTACTCGCTGTACTAAAAGAAGCAGGTGTTGTTGATAGTGGTGGTGCTGGATTCAATGTGATTATTGAAGGAATCATTAAAGCATTAGAAGGCGAAATCTTAGAAGATTCTAAATTTAACACTGTTTCAAGTGTTGGACAAGGCATCGCAAGTTACTCTGGTGTCGCAGATGATTTTGGTTACTGTACAGAATTTATCGTTCACTTCAATGATAGTAAAAAATTTAATGAAGAGAAATTTAGAAAGAAAATCTCACGTTTTGGAGACAGTTTAGTTGTTGTATCTGATGATGAAATCTTAAAAGTGCACATTCATACCAAAACACCTGGAGATGTCTTGAACTTTGGACAACAGTATGGTAGTTTTGCGACAATGAAAATCGAAAATATGTCGTTGCAACATTCAGAGACATTATTACACACACATGAGGATGGAGAAAAATGTGGACATGATCATGGACACATTCCAAATAGCCGATATGGCATAATTACGGTCGTCAATGGTACAGGGTTAAAAAATACTTTTAAAGAAATGGGTGCGAACTGCATCATCGATGGTGGACAAACAATGAATCCATCGACTGAAGATTTTGTCAAAGCTGTTGAATCAATGAAAGCTGATCATGTGATCATCGTACCGAATAATGGTAATGTTATGTTAAGCGCAGAACACGCCGCAAAATATTTAGAAGATTATAGTGTTAGTGTAGTTCCAGCGAAAACAATTGCGCAAGGTTATGCTTCTTTAACAATGTTTGATGCGAACCAAGAGTTGGCAGAAAATCTTGCTGAAATGAAAGAGTTAATTGACAATGTTAAAACAGGAGAAGTGACGTATGCGGTACGTGATACAGAGTTTAAAGGTATCAAAATTAAGAAAGATGAGTTCATTGGTATTCGTGATGGTGAAATCATTACCGCAAACTCACAACGCATCGACACAGTAAACAAACTCATCGAAGAGTTAGTTGATGAGGATTCAGAAATCATCACCGTGATGTTTGGTAATGGTGTCGAAGAAAAAGAACTTGAATCAATCATGCTTCATCTTGAATCACATCATCCTGATGTAGAAGTTGAAGTCATTGAAGGTAATCAAGAAATTTATTCGTATATTATCGCAGTAGAATAG
- a CDS encoding thiamine diphosphokinase — MRVKIFAEPLTEAILNLYENEDNDYIIAVDHACLTLKEKNIPIDLAIGDFDSVTKDERKEIESYAKETELYKAKKDYTDTYLAVTRALYIEHDEITLYGGVGKRLDHTLANLDLLLLGNISIQTDDALIYTLDPGQYTIENGFDFISFFALEDVKNLSLSGFKYPLTYFNLDRFDPLCVSNEGEGNIAFDEGCLLVIHQNEKST; from the coding sequence ATGAGAGTAAAAATCTTTGCTGAACCACTCACAGAAGCAATCCTTAACTTATACGAGAATGAAGATAATGACTACATTATCGCTGTGGATCACGCATGTTTAACCTTAAAAGAAAAAAATATCCCCATCGATTTAGCGATTGGGGATTTCGATAGTGTCACCAAAGATGAGCGTAAAGAAATTGAAAGTTATGCCAAAGAAACAGAACTGTATAAAGCAAAAAAAGATTATACCGATACGTATCTTGCAGTGACACGAGCACTGTATATTGAACACGATGAAATCACGCTATATGGCGGTGTCGGCAAACGACTAGACCATACACTAGCGAATTTAGATTTATTGTTATTAGGAAATATAAGCATCCAGACAGATGATGCTTTAATTTATACATTAGATCCTGGTCAGTATACAATAGAAAACGGCTTTGATTTCATTTCTTTCTTTGCATTAGAAGATGTTAAAAACTTATCTCTTTCTGGATTTAAATATCCTCTAACATACTTTAATTTAGACCGCTTTGATCCTTTATGTGTCTCAAATGAAGGCGAAGGAAATATCGCCTTTGACGAGGGATGTTTACTGGTTATACATCAAAATGAAAAAAGCACCTGA
- a CDS encoding ABC transporter permease, whose protein sequence is MLFRNVFRTLKKKWLQLFLLGLIMVMSSFIYTMMSYSIDTLLEPTEEYFDQANQEDFAIGLADGLFEDDLAVIQSNCPQVLQNHPDVYTVSGLYDIDRTCYKSVMTHRIEAIESIYEDITLELREYKDIYFTFNNRSVRMRVLKENDMINTTYVIEGGLPQNDRHITITEIFAKKHNLSIGDTLTINEKDYEITAFTLFPDYSLTILSETLIIDNTSQTIGTVTDSEFTRINSDIGFDIAGTTSLTDEAFTDTVIDTIYDQGLPYITSATLTINNMRSGAIYSELSGGRAMNIFLSLMIASIGLIIVGIMISKVLSQQRGPIGILKAMGYTNTEITLPYILFIAILALPTIILGYFIGWYFAEPFKNIYLEFYLLPYQAIEQDISTVFVAIIVPYLFLLLISFVIIQKMLKKDPVTLLNPVVTSQTNKLVTKLSVLLKPFNIKTKLKHLLLYRSMVKFLVFLIGIFFAAFTILFSFSMTGMMDRMIYDYYENTHHETIGYCDYQSSCPVSDDDEKVIELSSVLVNESNVMLIGLDQSSDIHPLYNDSGEIITEKISDGLVITSSMHLIENIDIGDEVSVQVGSDSTTLNVVGITEEYGASKAYYSRSSLSAFLMDNTTYYNAVYSQTNLNEDNYLHVISTNDILKQAEEMQAFFNMFIMIMISVSIVLGTIIIYILTLLTIEDNFYNISLFKVMGYNNKEIDKMILGGYLTYGVIIFLITIPIAFAGFQFMEQFFADFYGLLFPVSFKLWHAVLGLGIYLVIFYLGALNAKHHLNDVALQEAMKMYQV, encoded by the coding sequence ATGTTATTTCGGAATGTGTTTAGAACACTGAAGAAAAAATGGCTACAACTGTTTTTGCTTGGACTTATTATGGTCATGAGTAGTTTTATATATACCATGATGAGTTATAGTATTGATACACTCCTTGAACCGACAGAAGAATATTTTGATCAGGCGAATCAGGAAGATTTTGCGATTGGATTAGCGGATGGCTTATTTGAAGACGATTTAGCTGTGATTCAATCAAACTGTCCCCAAGTACTACAAAATCATCCTGATGTATATACAGTGAGTGGGCTATATGACATTGACCGCACATGTTATAAGAGCGTAATGACACATCGAATTGAAGCAATCGAGTCAATATATGAAGATATTACATTGGAATTAAGAGAGTATAAAGATATCTATTTTACATTCAATAATCGTTCAGTGAGAATGCGTGTCTTAAAAGAAAATGATATGATAAATACAACATATGTTATTGAAGGTGGATTACCTCAAAATGATAGGCACATAACAATCACAGAAATCTTTGCTAAAAAACATAATTTATCGATTGGCGATACATTGACCATTAATGAAAAGGATTATGAAATAACAGCTTTTACACTCTTCCCTGATTATAGTTTAACCATTCTGTCAGAAACACTTATTATAGATAATACCTCACAAACAATTGGCACTGTGACAGATAGTGAATTTACACGGATTAATAGTGATATTGGTTTCGATATAGCAGGAACAACATCTCTCACAGATGAGGCATTTACCGATACTGTAATTGACACTATTTATGACCAAGGACTCCCGTATATTACAAGCGCAACCTTAACAATTAACAATATGCGAAGCGGCGCTATTTATTCAGAGTTGTCTGGTGGCCGTGCAATGAATATTTTTCTGAGTTTAATGATCGCATCAATCGGATTAATTATAGTGGGGATCATGATTTCTAAAGTCTTAAGTCAACAACGCGGTCCTATTGGCATCTTAAAAGCAATGGGATATACGAATACAGAAATTACATTACCATATATTCTCTTTATCGCAATACTAGCACTACCAACTATTATACTAGGGTATTTTATTGGGTGGTATTTTGCTGAACCGTTTAAGAACATTTACTTAGAATTTTATTTGCTTCCGTATCAAGCGATTGAACAAGATATTAGCACGGTATTTGTGGCAATTATTGTGCCTTATCTGTTTTTATTATTAATCAGTTTTGTCATCATACAAAAGATGTTAAAGAAAGATCCGGTGACCCTCCTTAATCCCGTAGTAACCAGTCAAACGAATAAACTAGTCACTAAGTTATCAGTGTTATTAAAGCCTTTTAATATTAAGACGAAGTTAAAACATTTATTACTTTACAGAAGTATGGTCAAGTTTTTAGTTTTCTTAATAGGCATCTTTTTCGCAGCCTTTACCATTTTGTTTAGTTTCTCGATGACCGGCATGATGGACCGGATGATTTATGATTATTATGAGAATACACATCATGAGACCATAGGGTATTGTGATTACCAATCAAGTTGTCCAGTGTCAGATGATGATGAAAAAGTGATTGAACTATCCAGTGTTTTAGTTAATGAAAGTAATGTTATGTTAATCGGGCTTGATCAGTCGTCTGACATTCATCCTTTGTATAATGATAGTGGGGAGATCATCACTGAGAAAATTAGTGATGGACTAGTAATTACATCATCAATGCACTTGATCGAGAACATTGATATTGGTGATGAGGTTTCTGTTCAAGTCGGAAGCGATTCAACAACGTTAAACGTTGTTGGTATTACAGAAGAATATGGCGCAAGTAAAGCGTATTATAGCCGTAGTTCACTATCAGCGTTTTTAATGGATAATACAACTTACTACAATGCTGTATATAGTCAAACAAACTTGAATGAAGACAATTACTTGCATGTTATCTCAACTAATGATATATTAAAACAAGCAGAAGAGATGCAAGCGTTTTTCAATATGTTTATCATGATTATGATAAGTGTCTCAATCGTATTAGGAACAATCATTATTTATATTTTGACGTTACTAACGATTGAAGATAACTTTTATAATATTTCATTATTTAAAGTAATGGGGTATAATAATAAAGAAATCGACAAGATGATTCTCGGTGGGTACTTAACCTATGGCGTGATTATTTTCTTAATCACAATTCCGATTGCGTTTGCAGGTTTTCAGTTTATGGAACAGTTCTTTGCCGACTTTTATGGGCTGTTATTCCCGGTGTCATTTAAACTTTGGCACGCCGTTCTTGGGTTGGGGATTTACCTTGTGATATTTTACTTAGGAGCCCTCAATGCGAAACATCATTTAAACGATGTCGCATTACAAGAAGCGATGAAAATGTATCAAGTTTAA
- the rpmB gene encoding 50S ribosomal protein L28 yields MARKCYVTGKNGMSGNTKSFSLHTEKRRWKSNLQKVRIIDEDGNVKRVYVSARALKSGLVKRA; encoded by the coding sequence ATGGCACGCAAATGTTATGTTACAGGAAAAAATGGTATGAGTGGTAATACGAAGTCATTCTCACTTCATACAGAAAAACGTCGATGGAAGTCAAACCTTCAAAAGGTTCGTATTATCGATGAAGATGGCAATGTGAAACGCGTATATGTTTCAGCTAGAGCCTTGAAAAGTGGTTTAGTTAAACGCGCATAG
- a CDS encoding ABC transporter ATP-binding protein, with product MSIVLEKVTKVYRSGEVETKALKEVSINFQEGEIVAILGPSGSGKSTLLNVCSGLDVPTDGKIQIDEDIISEMSTKELTRFRRDNLGFIFQQHNLLQTLSVRENVEVGRAVSNDPFETEEIIDRVGLTPNIDKYPYQISGGEAQRVSIARAVVKNPKILFCDEPTGALDEDTAKEILTVLENLNAEYKTTICLITHNPNIAKMADRIVKLNSGEVIDSFENADKHKAKHISWS from the coding sequence ATGAGTATTGTATTAGAAAAAGTGACGAAAGTGTATCGATCTGGAGAAGTTGAGACAAAGGCGTTAAAAGAGGTATCAATTAACTTTCAAGAGGGCGAAATTGTGGCTATTTTAGGACCGAGTGGGAGTGGAAAATCGACACTTTTGAATGTTTGCAGTGGATTAGATGTACCAACAGATGGTAAGATTCAGATTGATGAGGATATTATTAGTGAGATGTCGACAAAAGAATTAACCAGGTTCAGACGTGATAATCTTGGATTTATTTTCCAGCAACATAATCTCTTACAAACCTTAAGTGTTAGAGAAAATGTAGAAGTTGGTCGGGCTGTGAGTAACGATCCATTTGAGACAGAAGAAATCATTGACCGTGTAGGGTTAACACCTAATATTGATAAGTATCCATATCAAATAAGTGGTGGTGAAGCACAGCGTGTTAGTATAGCACGTGCCGTCGTTAAAAATCCAAAAATTCTATTTTGCGATGAACCTACTGGCGCACTTGATGAAGACACTGCAAAAGAGATTTTGACTGTCTTAGAAAACTTAAATGCTGAGTATAAAACAACTATTTGTCTTATTACTCATAATCCAAATATTGCGAAGATGGCAGATCGTATAGTTAAGCTCAATTCAGGTGAAGTGATCGATAGTTTTGAAAACGCAGACAAGCACAAAGCAAAGCATATAAGTTGGAGTTAA
- the rsgA gene encoding ribosome small subunit-dependent GTPase A, whose product MKNGRIIKLIGGKYTVLGEQGDVITLTPRGKMRHINTSPKVGDLVTYNDDFIQEVLPRHNDLVRPAIANVDQALLIHSATRPTFSFNLLDRFLTIIENEDITPIIVVTKIDLLRDHDLINLKEQLAYYEEFYDIYYVDAKHREHIEQLDTIFTDKISVLAGQTGAGKSTLLNAIDPTLNLKTDDISDALGRGKHTTRHVELIPLSGGLIADTPGFSKLDFRNIDLDNVPLNFVDFFALSHQCKFNGCTHINEPKCAVKQALNDGDILPSRYENYKRIYEEVKDIKPKY is encoded by the coding sequence TTGAAAAATGGAAGAATCATTAAATTGATCGGTGGAAAATATACCGTGTTAGGTGAACAAGGTGATGTTATTACGTTAACACCCAGAGGTAAAATGCGCCACATTAATACAAGCCCAAAAGTGGGCGATTTAGTCACGTATAATGACGATTTCATTCAGGAAGTCTTACCCCGTCATAACGATTTAGTTCGTCCCGCCATTGCCAATGTCGATCAAGCGTTATTAATTCATAGTGCTACTCGGCCAACGTTTAGTTTTAATCTCTTAGATCGGTTTTTAACCATTATAGAGAATGAAGATATTACGCCTATTATCGTGGTGACAAAAATTGATTTACTGCGTGATCATGATTTAATAAATTTAAAAGAACAACTTGCATATTATGAAGAGTTTTATGATATATATTATGTAGATGCCAAACATCGTGAGCATATTGAACAACTTGATACCATATTTACTGATAAAATTAGTGTTCTAGCTGGGCAAACAGGCGCAGGAAAAAGCACACTATTAAATGCGATAGACCCCACACTTAATTTAAAAACAGATGATATATCTGATGCCTTAGGACGTGGTAAACACACGACACGACATGTGGAGTTAATTCCGTTATCAGGTGGTCTCATCGCAGATACACCCGGATTTTCTAAACTGGATTTTAGAAATATTGACTTAGATAATGTCCCATTAAACTTTGTTGATTTCTTTGCCTTATCTCATCAATGTAAGTTTAACGGGTGCACACATATCAATGAACCAAAATGTGCCGTTAAGCAAGCACTTAATGATGGAGATATATTACCATCACGGTATGAAAACTATAAACGTATTTATGAAGAAGTAAAAGATATAAAGCCGAAATATTGA
- a CDS encoding TetR/AcrR family transcriptional regulator — translation MARTTKKQQEERKRRIIEVASKKFLEHGFEATSTKTIAKEVGIAEGTLFNYFDSKTDLFFEIINQDIQQKMTVWHDTIKEEKDIAKAIVTEMKRILKLLLKLPKRLLAELTVQTIKLAKKNPSKLKHYADIDFQYMARIEEYFNQLKARGFFQSLNSKYMSEIIYSIMVYELMIYVYDKKRSKEMLFNTVEDKVYMVLKERL, via the coding sequence ATGGCTAGAACGACAAAAAAGCAACAAGAAGAACGTAAAAGACGTATAATTGAAGTCGCATCAAAAAAGTTTTTAGAACACGGATTTGAAGCAACATCGACAAAAACGATTGCGAAAGAAGTGGGAATTGCAGAAGGGACATTGTTTAATTACTTTGACTCAAAAACAGACTTGTTCTTCGAAATAATTAATCAAGATATCCAACAAAAAATGACTGTTTGGCATGATACAATTAAGGAAGAGAAAGACATCGCAAAAGCTATTGTTACCGAAATGAAACGCATTTTGAAATTACTTTTAAAACTACCAAAACGCCTTTTGGCGGAGTTGACTGTTCAAACGATAAAACTTGCGAAAAAGAATCCAAGTAAGTTGAAGCATTATGCAGACATAGATTTTCAATACATGGCACGAATTGAAGAATACTTCAATCAGTTAAAAGCACGTGGTTTTTTTCAATCATTAAATAGTAAGTATATGAGTGAAATTATCTATAGCATTATGGTATATGAGTTAATGATCTATGTTTACGATAAAAAGCGGAGTAAAGAAATGTTATTTAACACGGTTGAAGATAAAGTTTATATGGTTCTAAAAGAAAGACTGTAG